In Collimonas arenae, a single genomic region encodes these proteins:
- a CDS encoding 4a-hydroxytetrahydrobiopterin dehydratase translates to MPHSTHIGAAVAIQDLPGWTAVEGRDAIQKTFLFADFNAAFGFMTRVALLADKMDHHPEWSNVYNRVVVQLTTHDANGVTDLDVRLAKFMDGAGAAAKH, encoded by the coding sequence ATGCCACACTCTACCCACATCGGCGCCGCCGTCGCCATTCAAGATTTGCCCGGCTGGACTGCGGTTGAAGGCCGCGATGCGATTCAAAAGACTTTCCTGTTTGCCGACTTCAACGCCGCCTTCGGTTTCATGACCCGGGTCGCCTTGTTGGCAGATAAGATGGATCATCATCCCGAATGGTCGAATGTCTATAACCGCGTGGTCGTGCAATTGACGACGCATGACGCCAATGGCGTTACCGACCTCGATGTCCGTCTGGCCAAATTCATGGATGGCGCCGGCGCTGCCGCCAAGCATTGA
- a CDS encoding porin — protein MKKALVVLSALSVLAAVAGAAHAQSSNVTIYGIVDSGIEFANNGKDSMSRVQSGSLAQSRIGFTGSEDLGGGLRALFTLENGFNVDNGTLAQTGLLFGRQAFVGLGSSAGTVTLGRQYEPLHSMYVKFTTHAVGFGDGPAAYVPAIEDVRLDNSIKYVSPVFHGVSMTLFYALGENTTVPAASKSYGNLLNIQANYDNGPLAAALSYVSKRKTAAAPDNITKNIAAAVSYDFSVVKPYLLLETVRNDLSSAAIPNYDFWSVAMDVPLGGGRLNFSYGSLKNKSAANANSRSYGLVYDYDLSKRTTLYTGYSRVNNDAGAGFGVGSANGSEVAAAGLGSDPRALIVGIRHKF, from the coding sequence ATGAAAAAAGCACTTGTTGTCCTTTCTGCCCTTTCTGTTCTTGCAGCGGTGGCCGGCGCAGCGCACGCGCAAAGCAGCAATGTCACCATCTACGGCATCGTCGATAGCGGCATCGAATTCGCCAATAACGGCAAGGACAGTATGAGCCGCGTGCAAAGCGGCAGCCTGGCGCAAAGCCGGATCGGATTCACCGGCAGCGAAGACTTGGGCGGCGGACTGAGAGCCTTGTTTACCTTGGAAAATGGTTTTAACGTCGACAACGGTACATTGGCGCAGACCGGCTTGCTGTTCGGCCGCCAGGCTTTCGTCGGCCTGGGTTCCAGCGCCGGCACCGTCACGCTTGGACGGCAATACGAACCGCTGCATTCGATGTACGTCAAGTTCACTACGCATGCGGTGGGTTTCGGCGATGGACCGGCGGCTTATGTGCCGGCCATTGAAGATGTGCGGCTGGATAATTCGATCAAGTATGTATCGCCGGTTTTCCATGGCGTGAGCATGACGCTGTTCTACGCTTTGGGCGAAAACACGACGGTGCCGGCGGCGAGCAAATCCTACGGCAACCTGTTGAACATCCAGGCCAACTATGACAATGGTCCGCTGGCAGCGGCGCTGAGCTACGTCTCCAAACGTAAAACCGCCGCAGCGCCGGACAACATCACTAAAAACATTGCGGCCGCTGTCTCCTACGATTTTTCGGTGGTGAAACCCTATCTGTTGCTGGAAACGGTGCGCAACGATCTCAGTAGCGCCGCTATTCCGAATTATGACTTCTGGTCCGTGGCGATGGATGTGCCCTTGGGCGGCGGCCGCCTGAATTTCAGTTACGGCAGCCTGAAAAACAAGAGCGCAGCCAACGCCAATTCGCGCAGCTACGGTCTGGTGTATGACTACGATCTGTCCAAGCGCACCACCTTGTACACCGGTTATTCAAGGGTCAATAACGATGCCGGCGCCGGGTTTGGCGTCGGTTCGGCGAACGGCAGCGAGGTCGCCGCAGCAGGCCTCGGCTCCGATCCGCGCGCGCTGATAGTCGGGATTCGCCACAAGTTCTAG
- a CDS encoding amidase, which produces MTTKLPTLHSLSEALRNNSVSSVDITEAALARALDPAGEGRRVFTEVYAAPARAAAQASDLLRASGQVRSPIDGLPISVKDLLDVAGSATRAGSVALSDAAPAGASAVVVQRLVAAGAVIVGHTNMTEFAYSGLGINPHYGTPRNPWDRATARIPGGSSSGAAVSVSDGMAVAAIGSDTGGSVRIPAALCGLTGFKPTARRVSLKGVLPLSAQLDSIGPITASVSCCAVLDAILAGESIPALKPFPLRGLRLALPTTLVLDGLDNQVAAAFSRARTRLQAAGALIEEIEIPEFASASAINAKGGFTAAEAYAWHRALIAERAASYDPRVISRILRGKEISAADLIDLFAARKQWIAAVEQRIAGYDALIMPTVPIIAPAIAALEASDEAYFAANGMILRNPSLINFLDGCALSLPCHAAGEAPVGLMLAGVANQDRKILEIGLAVETVLNP; this is translated from the coding sequence ATGACTACCAAGCTGCCTACTCTACACTCTCTGTCTGAAGCGCTGCGCAACAATAGCGTCAGCTCGGTGGATATCACCGAAGCGGCGCTGGCGCGCGCGCTGGATCCGGCCGGCGAAGGCCGTAGGGTATTCACCGAAGTGTATGCCGCTCCGGCGCGCGCGGCGGCGCAGGCGTCCGACCTGTTGCGCGCCAGCGGCCAGGTGCGCTCGCCAATCGACGGCTTGCCGATTTCGGTCAAGGATTTGCTGGATGTCGCCGGCAGCGCTACCCGAGCCGGCTCCGTAGCATTGAGCGATGCCGCGCCAGCCGGCGCGAGCGCGGTCGTCGTGCAGCGGCTGGTTGCTGCCGGCGCCGTCATCGTCGGCCATACCAACATGACCGAATTCGCTTATTCCGGCCTTGGTATCAATCCACATTACGGCACGCCGCGCAATCCTTGGGACCGCGCCACCGCACGCATACCTGGCGGGTCGTCCTCCGGTGCGGCAGTGTCGGTCAGCGATGGCATGGCGGTGGCGGCTATCGGTTCCGATACTGGCGGCTCAGTGCGTATCCCGGCCGCACTATGCGGCCTGACCGGCTTCAAGCCGACTGCGCGCAGGGTTTCACTGAAAGGCGTGCTGCCGCTCTCGGCGCAACTGGATTCAATTGGTCCGATCACAGCCAGCGTTAGCTGCTGCGCGGTGCTCGACGCCATCCTCGCGGGTGAATCGATACCTGCGCTGAAGCCATTCCCGCTGCGTGGACTGCGCCTGGCATTGCCGACCACGCTGGTGCTGGACGGGCTGGATAACCAGGTAGCGGCGGCATTTTCCCGTGCCCGTACAAGGCTGCAGGCAGCCGGCGCGCTGATTGAAGAGATAGAAATTCCGGAATTTGCCAGCGCATCGGCGATCAACGCAAAAGGCGGCTTTACCGCGGCTGAAGCCTACGCCTGGCACCGCGCACTGATAGCAGAACGCGCCGCCAGCTACGACCCGCGCGTGATTTCACGCATCTTGCGCGGCAAGGAAATCAGCGCGGCAGACCTGATCGACCTGTTTGCCGCACGCAAGCAATGGATCGCCGCAGTCGAGCAGCGCATCGCTGGCTACGACGCTCTGATCATGCCGACCGTGCCGATCATAGCGCCGGCGATTGCCGCGCTGGAGGCCAGCGATGAAGCGTATTTCGCCGCCAACGGCATGATCTTGCGCAATCCTTCGCTGATCAATTTCCTGGATGGCTGTGCGCTCTCGCTACCTTGCCACGCCGCCGGCGAAGCACCGGTTGGCTTGATGCTGGCGGGCGTGGCCAACCAGGACAGAAAAATCCTGGAAATCGGTTTGGCGGTTGAGACAGTGCTGAATCCTTAG
- a CDS encoding SDR family oxidoreductase gives MNQPVALITGAAKRVGRVIAERFAAAGYAVVVHYGGSQQEALETVQAIEAAGGVAIVHQADLQSPSQLTAMVAAAYDSFGRLDVLVNCAAIFFPDTLADFALDDLERSWQVNCRAPLLLTQAFYRQASQRAQQGVVINVVDQKVQANFHPEDFSYTVAKAALGNLTAMLAMSAAPVLRVNALYPGLMTPSGDQTQADFEYSSARSTPLGYIAPTTEIADAILLLTRQSFNGAEFTVDAGQNLVRVDKDVINLYRAP, from the coding sequence ATGAACCAACCGGTTGCATTGATCACCGGCGCCGCCAAGCGGGTAGGGCGGGTGATCGCTGAGCGCTTCGCCGCGGCGGGCTATGCCGTGGTGGTGCACTACGGCGGCTCGCAGCAGGAGGCGCTGGAGACCGTGCAAGCGATTGAAGCCGCAGGCGGCGTCGCCATCGTACATCAGGCGGACTTGCAGTCGCCGTCGCAATTGACGGCGATGGTGGCCGCCGCTTATGACAGCTTTGGCCGGCTGGATGTGCTGGTCAATTGCGCCGCTATTTTCTTTCCGGATACGCTGGCCGATTTTGCGCTGGACGATCTGGAGCGCTCCTGGCAAGTCAATTGCCGTGCGCCGTTGCTGCTGACCCAGGCCTTTTACCGTCAAGCCAGCCAGCGCGCCCAGCAAGGCGTGGTGATTAATGTGGTGGACCAGAAGGTGCAGGCGAATTTTCATCCGGAAGATTTCAGCTATACGGTCGCCAAGGCAGCGCTCGGCAACCTGACTGCGATGCTGGCGATGTCTGCAGCTCCGGTGTTGCGGGTGAATGCGCTGTATCCTGGCCTGATGACGCCCAGCGGCGACCAGACCCAGGCCGATTTTGAGTACTCCTCGGCACGCTCGACGCCACTTGGCTATATTGCGCCGACCACGGAAATCGCGGACGCTATCTTGTTGTTGACAAGGCAATCATTTAACGGCGCTGAATTTACCGTTGATGCCGGGCAAAACCTGGTGCGGGTTGACAAGGATGTGATCAATCTTTATCGGGCGCCATAG
- a CDS encoding DUF1223 domain-containing protein, whose translation MPIFINIATTFALSAFALGISSTTHAAEYVARSPANRVALVELYSSEGCNSCPPADQWLSRLGAEAKPDRVVPLALHVDYWDNLGWKDRFGDHRFTLRQQELAGYTNNKVVYTPEIFAGGRELRRWSSGSAFDAAIDKIAAQPSPADIAIKLTSTAARDFDLSTSIKLRQDSKDPLNAYVALYENKLVSNVAAGENGGVTLHHDYVVRRWLGPFALKNGMVQVNEKIALDGIAKDLRADRFGIVAFVQNASSGEVLQVARLPVDH comes from the coding sequence GTGCCTATCTTTATCAACATCGCAACTACTTTTGCACTGAGCGCGTTCGCGCTCGGTATTTCATCAACTACCCACGCCGCCGAATACGTGGCCCGGAGTCCGGCCAACAGGGTGGCACTGGTTGAGTTGTATTCCAGCGAAGGCTGCAACAGCTGTCCGCCCGCCGACCAGTGGTTGTCCAGGCTTGGCGCCGAGGCCAAACCGGACCGCGTGGTGCCGCTGGCCCTGCATGTCGACTATTGGGACAATCTCGGCTGGAAAGACCGCTTTGGCGATCATCGCTTCACCCTGCGGCAGCAGGAGCTCGCTGGATATACCAACAACAAAGTGGTATATACGCCGGAAATATTTGCCGGTGGCCGTGAACTGCGGCGCTGGAGTTCAGGCAGCGCTTTCGACGCGGCCATCGACAAAATCGCTGCGCAGCCGTCGCCGGCCGATATCGCGATCAAACTGACGAGCACTGCGGCGCGTGATTTTGATCTCTCCACCAGCATCAAACTGCGGCAGGACTCGAAAGATCCGCTTAACGCCTATGTCGCGCTCTATGAGAACAAGCTGGTGTCGAATGTGGCTGCCGGCGAGAACGGTGGCGTGACCTTGCATCACGATTACGTGGTGCGGCGCTGGCTGGGGCCGTTCGCCCTCAAGAACGGCATGGTGCAAGTCAACGAAAAGATCGCGCTCGACGGTATCGCCAAGGACTTGCGCGCCGATCGCTTCGGTATTGTCGCTTTCGTCCAGAATGCAAGCAGCGGGGAAGTGCTGCAAGTGGCGAGGCTGCCGGTAGATCACTGA
- a CDS encoding aromatic acid/H+ symport family MFS transporter, protein MSARAAVDVQKFIDEKPFSLYQWLILGLCFLIIAIDGFDTAIIGFLAPALSQEWGVEKAALVPVLSAALVGLAIGALLAGPLADRIGRKKVLLASVLLFGFWTLMSAFAGSIQILTFLRFLTGLGLGAAMPNAVTLMSEYAPQRRRSMIVNTMFCGFTLGSALGGFVAAWMIPRYGWHSMFVVGGCLPLLLALLLLQLPESPRFMVVRRWPDSKIAAVLNRIAPGSITTEDSFTVPELVALAGKTVLAVIFSARYRFGTVMLWLTYFMGLLIFYLLTSWMPTLIKNAGFSLAQASTITALFPLGGVIGTLAVGWLMDRMSAHKAIAITYVLTGIFVYAIGHGTGDAVLLGVLMFVAGLCMNGAQSSMPALAAGFYPTQGRATGVAWMLGIGRLGGILGAAIGGQLLQFGWGLSAIFSLLALPAFVAAAALLFKHLHLRAHGQLSMSG, encoded by the coding sequence ATGAGCGCCCGGGCTGCTGTCGACGTCCAGAAATTCATCGACGAAAAACCATTTTCTCTCTATCAATGGCTGATCCTGGGGCTGTGTTTCCTGATCATCGCCATCGATGGCTTCGACACCGCGATCATCGGCTTCCTGGCGCCGGCGTTGAGCCAGGAATGGGGCGTGGAAAAGGCTGCTTTGGTGCCGGTGCTGAGTGCAGCATTGGTCGGCCTGGCGATAGGCGCATTGCTGGCCGGGCCGCTGGCTGACCGTATCGGCCGCAAGAAGGTGCTGCTGGCGTCGGTGTTGCTGTTCGGTTTCTGGACATTGATGTCGGCGTTTGCCGGTTCGATCCAGATACTTACCTTCTTGCGTTTCCTGACCGGGCTGGGCCTGGGCGCCGCGATGCCGAATGCGGTCACCCTGATGTCGGAATATGCGCCGCAACGCCGGCGCTCAATGATCGTCAACACCATGTTTTGCGGCTTCACCCTCGGCTCGGCGCTGGGCGGCTTTGTGGCGGCCTGGATGATTCCGCGCTACGGCTGGCACAGCATGTTCGTTGTCGGCGGCTGCCTGCCGCTGCTGCTGGCGCTGCTGTTATTGCAGTTGCCGGAATCGCCGCGTTTCATGGTGGTGCGGCGCTGGCCGGACAGCAAGATCGCCGCAGTGCTGAACCGGATCGCGCCAGGCTCGATCACCACTGAGGACAGTTTTACTGTTCCCGAACTGGTAGCGCTGGCCGGCAAGACTGTGCTGGCGGTGATTTTCTCGGCGCGCTACCGCTTTGGCACGGTCATGCTGTGGCTGACCTATTTCATGGGTTTGCTGATTTTTTACCTGCTTACCAGCTGGATGCCGACCCTGATCAAGAATGCCGGATTTTCACTGGCGCAGGCGAGTACCATTACCGCCTTGTTTCCGCTCGGCGGCGTGATCGGCACGCTGGCGGTGGGCTGGCTGATGGACCGCATGAGTGCGCACAAGGCGATAGCGATCACCTACGTGCTGACAGGCATTTTCGTCTATGCCATCGGTCACGGCACCGGCGACGCCGTGCTGCTCGGCGTGTTGATGTTTGTTGCAGGCCTGTGCATGAACGGCGCGCAATCCTCGATGCCGGCGCTGGCGGCCGGCTTCTATCCAACCCAGGGCCGCGCCACCGGCGTTGCCTGGATGCTGGGAATAGGCCGGCTCGGCGGAATTCTCGGCGCGGCGATCGGCGGCCAGCTGCTGCAATTCGGCTGGGGCCTGAGCGCCATTTTCAGCTTGCTGGCCTTGCCGGCCTTCGTGGCCGCCGCAGCGCTGCTGTTCAAGCATCTGCATCTGCGTGCACATGGGCAGCTCAGCATGAGCGGCTAA